From a single Nocardioides sp. dk884 genomic region:
- a CDS encoding ABC transporter permease subunit yields the protein MTATIVPPASTTQAAPVRLTARPIPTTRLVKVELRKMFNTRSGFWMLISIGLLSVIATGAVIIFAPDSAVTYESFATAIGFPMSVILPMIAILSVTSEWSQRSGLATFTLMPSRGRVIGAKAIATALVGLGSMAVAFAVGAVGNLVGSALAGVDTVWNVSLSTAPQIVLGNLVGMAIGFTLGVVLRASAAAIVGYFVVSLVLPGILELLALVREWFLDVQPWIDWNYTQVQLFEGATNTGEEWAMLASTTMIWIVIPLVVGLLSLRRSEVK from the coding sequence ATGACCGCCACGATCGTCCCGCCGGCCTCCACCACACAGGCCGCACCGGTCCGCCTGACCGCCCGTCCGATCCCGACCACTCGGCTCGTCAAGGTCGAGCTGCGCAAGATGTTCAACACCCGATCGGGATTCTGGATGCTCATCAGCATCGGCCTCCTGTCGGTCATCGCGACCGGGGCGGTCATCATCTTCGCTCCCGACAGCGCCGTCACCTACGAGAGCTTCGCGACTGCGATCGGTTTCCCCATGTCGGTGATCCTGCCGATGATCGCGATCCTTTCCGTCACGAGCGAGTGGAGCCAGCGCAGCGGACTCGCCACGTTCACCCTGATGCCGAGCCGCGGACGCGTGATCGGCGCCAAGGCGATCGCGACCGCCTTGGTGGGCCTCGGCTCGATGGCCGTCGCCTTCGCGGTGGGGGCCGTCGGCAACCTGGTCGGCTCCGCGCTCGCCGGCGTCGACACCGTCTGGAACGTCTCGCTGTCCACCGCACCCCAGATCGTGCTCGGCAACCTGGTCGGCATGGCGATCGGTTTCACGCTCGGCGTGGTGCTGAGGGCCTCGGCCGCGGCGATCGTCGGGTACTTCGTGGTCTCCCTCGTCCTGCCCGGCATCCTCGAGCTGCTCGCGTTGGTGCGGGAGTGGTTCTTGGACGTGCAGCCGTGGATCGACTGGAACTACACGCAGGTGCAGCTCTTCGAGGGCGCCACGAACACCGGTGAGGAGTGGGCGATGCTCGCCTCGACCACGATGATCTGGATCGTCATTCCCCTCGTCGTCGGGCTGCTGTCGCTGCGCCGCTCCGAGGTCAAGTAG
- a CDS encoding ATP-dependent DNA ligase, with amino-acid sequence MLLADVVATSTAVGSTRSRKAKVAAIAELLAAADPGELEIVTAYLGGTLRQRRTGLGWRGLGELPDPAGEATLEVADVDAAFARIGSLAGPGSQAARAAAVEALFGLATPDEQRWLRGAVTGEVRQGALDTLVQEAVAVAAGVPLPVVRRAAMLAGSTRAVVAAAFAGGADALAAIGLEVGRPVLPMLASSAKTLPEAMQRAGGGTVAVDTKLDGIRIQVHRDGDDVRVATRTLEDITARLPEVVAVVRDLPGRRFVLDGEAIALDATGRPRPFQETASRTAQRAASDVAVTPYFFDLLHLDDEDLLDSPGAERLAALETLVPEPWRVPRLLTDDVAAAEAFAAEALASGHEGVVVKNLAAPYDAGRRGASWVKVKPVHTLDLVVLAVEWGSGRRSGWLSNIHLGARDGDGFVMLGKTFKGMTDEMLAWQTERFLALETHRAGHVVHVRPEQVVEIAFDGLQRSTRYPGGLALRFARVLRYRDDKTAAEADTIETVRGLA; translated from the coding sequence ATGCTCCTCGCCGACGTCGTCGCCACGTCCACCGCGGTCGGGAGCACCCGCTCGCGCAAGGCCAAGGTCGCCGCCATCGCCGAACTGCTGGCGGCTGCCGATCCCGGCGAGCTCGAGATCGTCACCGCCTACCTCGGTGGCACCCTGCGCCAACGCCGCACCGGCCTGGGCTGGCGTGGGCTCGGTGAGCTGCCCGACCCGGCGGGCGAGGCCACGCTCGAGGTGGCCGACGTCGACGCCGCCTTCGCGCGGATCGGCTCGCTCGCGGGGCCCGGCTCGCAGGCCGCCCGCGCGGCGGCGGTCGAGGCGCTGTTCGGGCTGGCCACGCCCGACGAGCAGCGCTGGCTGCGCGGCGCCGTGACCGGCGAGGTGCGCCAGGGCGCGTTGGACACGTTGGTGCAGGAGGCCGTCGCGGTCGCCGCGGGCGTCCCGCTCCCCGTCGTACGACGTGCGGCGATGCTGGCCGGGTCGACCCGAGCGGTGGTCGCGGCGGCGTTCGCGGGCGGTGCGGACGCGCTCGCCGCGATCGGCCTCGAGGTGGGCCGTCCGGTGCTGCCGATGCTCGCCTCGTCGGCCAAGACCCTTCCCGAGGCGATGCAGCGCGCGGGCGGCGGCACGGTCGCGGTGGACACCAAGCTCGACGGCATCCGGATCCAGGTGCACCGCGACGGCGACGACGTGCGGGTCGCGACCCGCACGCTGGAGGACATCACCGCCCGGCTGCCGGAGGTGGTGGCCGTGGTGCGCGACCTGCCCGGGCGCCGGTTCGTGCTCGACGGCGAGGCGATCGCGCTGGACGCGACCGGGCGCCCGCGGCCGTTCCAGGAGACCGCCTCGCGCACCGCCCAGCGCGCGGCGAGCGACGTCGCGGTGACGCCGTACTTCTTCGACCTGCTGCACCTCGACGATGAGGACCTGCTCGACTCCCCCGGCGCCGAGCGCCTCGCCGCGCTGGAGACGCTCGTGCCCGAGCCGTGGCGGGTGCCGCGCCTGCTCACCGACGACGTCGCCGCAGCCGAGGCGTTCGCCGCGGAGGCGCTCGCGAGCGGTCACGAGGGCGTGGTGGTGAAGAACCTCGCGGCGCCGTACGACGCGGGACGCCGGGGCGCGTCGTGGGTGAAGGTGAAGCCGGTGCACACCCTCGACCTGGTCGTGCTCGCCGTCGAGTGGGGCTCGGGGCGGCGCTCCGGCTGGCTGTCCAACATCCACCTCGGCGCCCGCGACGGCGACGGGTTCGTGATGCTGGGCAAGACCTTCAAGGGGATGACCGACGAGATGCTCGCCTGGCAGACCGAGCGGTTCCTCGCCCTGGAGACGCACCGCGCCGGCCACGTCGTCCACGTGCGCCCCGAGCAGGTCGTGGAGATCGCCTTCGACGGCCTCCAGCGATCCACGCGCTACCCCGGCGGGCTGGCGCTGCGCTTCGCCCGGGTGCTGCGCTACCGCGACGACAAGACCGCAGCCGAGGCCGACACGATCGAGACCGTGCGGGGACTTGCCTGA
- a CDS encoding ROK family transcriptional regulator, with the protein MTSLDAPASAQSVDHLDLRRANLGLVLRWLRDHGPRSRATLASELGMTRSTVSTLVAELAERGLVREGKVQRASVGRPSTAVELDGSRVYGLGAELNVNHVSVLALDLAGRTIGERRLALDARALDAEVVVDHLVRLVTETVEELGGGDRHTAGLTVGVAGLVDRRRDLLTHGPNLGWFDVPVGELIRRRLDGSFPVRIDNEGNLAAMAEATPGVADRQDILVIFGEVGVGGGIVADGRLLRGRHGYAGEFGHIIVQPRGRTCGCGRTGCWETVSGLRALLELVAEPHDPIRNPTLGLDERLAEINRRAGLDDARTLDALEQVGTWVGVGAAILANALNPAAIVLSGYYSAVGHHMRAAVEREIGAGVLAVDAGGTRVEISTMGFAAAVRGGAMAALDPVFAAPSVIPRRPHPAAPVGEVVA; encoded by the coding sequence ATGACCTCGCTCGATGCCCCCGCTTCGGCGCAGAGTGTCGACCACCTCGATCTGAGGCGCGCCAATCTGGGCCTCGTCCTGCGTTGGCTGCGTGACCACGGTCCGCGGTCACGCGCCACCCTCGCCTCCGAGCTGGGGATGACCCGCTCGACGGTCTCGACGCTGGTCGCGGAGCTGGCCGAGCGCGGCCTGGTGCGCGAGGGCAAGGTGCAGCGCGCCAGCGTGGGCCGGCCCAGCACGGCGGTCGAGCTCGACGGGTCCCGCGTCTACGGCCTGGGCGCCGAGCTGAACGTCAACCACGTCTCCGTGCTCGCGCTCGACCTCGCCGGTCGGACCATCGGGGAGAGGCGGCTCGCCCTCGACGCGCGGGCCCTGGACGCCGAGGTCGTCGTCGATCACCTCGTGCGCCTGGTGACCGAGACCGTCGAGGAGCTCGGCGGCGGTGACCGGCACACCGCCGGTCTCACGGTCGGCGTCGCAGGCCTGGTCGACCGGCGCCGCGACCTGCTGACCCACGGCCCCAACCTCGGCTGGTTCGACGTGCCGGTCGGCGAGCTCATCCGCCGCCGCCTGGACGGGTCGTTCCCGGTGCGCATCGACAACGAGGGCAACCTCGCGGCCATGGCGGAGGCGACGCCGGGTGTCGCGGACCGCCAGGACATCCTGGTCATCTTCGGCGAGGTCGGGGTCGGGGGCGGGATCGTCGCCGACGGACGTCTGCTTCGCGGCCGACACGGGTACGCCGGGGAGTTCGGCCACATCATCGTCCAGCCCCGCGGCCGCACCTGCGGCTGCGGCCGCACCGGCTGCTGGGAGACCGTGAGCGGCCTGCGTGCCCTCCTCGAGCTGGTCGCGGAGCCCCACGACCCGATCCGGAACCCGACGCTGGGCCTCGACGAGCGCCTCGCGGAGATCAACCGTCGCGCCGGCCTCGACGACGCCCGCACGCTCGATGCGCTCGAGCAGGTCGGCACCTGGGTGGGAGTCGGGGCCGCCATCTTGGCCAACGCGCTCAACCCCGCGGCGATCGTGCTCAGCGGCTACTACTCCGCCGTCGGCCACCACATGCGGGCCGCGGTGGAGCGCGAGATCGGCGCCGGGGTGCTCGCCGTCGACGCGGGCGGCACCCGCGTGGAGATCTCGACCATGGGCTTCGCCGCCGCGGTGCGCGGGGGAGCGATGGCCGCGCTCGACCCGGTCTTCGCCGCCCCCTCGGTCATCCCGCGCCGACCGCACCCCGCAGCCCCCGTAGGAGAGGTGGTCGCATGA
- a CDS encoding response regulator, with amino-acid sequence MSIRVLVADDQDLVRTGLRLILGTLDGIEVVGEARDGQEAVRLGRELRPDVCLMDIRMPVLDGVEATRLLAGPGVEDPVAVVVITTFDLDEYVHGALSAGATGFLLKDAGPELLGEAIRAATRGDSLISPSITRRLLSTFAGTGRAAPPAQPLDPLTEREEQVLLTVARGRTNAEIAAELHISLSTVKTHIGSLMAKLGARNRVEVAMWGYETGRVRE; translated from the coding sequence GTGAGCATCCGGGTGCTGGTCGCCGACGACCAGGACCTCGTGCGGACCGGACTGCGGCTGATCCTGGGCACCCTGGACGGCATCGAGGTCGTGGGGGAGGCGCGCGACGGGCAGGAGGCGGTGCGGCTGGGCCGCGAGCTCCGTCCCGACGTGTGCCTGATGGACATCCGGATGCCCGTCCTCGACGGGGTCGAAGCGACCCGGCTGCTGGCTGGGCCGGGCGTCGAGGACCCGGTCGCGGTCGTCGTGATCACCACCTTCGACCTCGACGAGTACGTGCACGGTGCGCTGTCGGCCGGCGCCACCGGCTTCCTCCTGAAGGACGCCGGACCCGAGCTGCTCGGCGAGGCGATCCGGGCGGCCACCCGAGGTGACTCGCTGATCTCGCCCAGCATCACCCGCCGGCTGCTGTCGACGTTCGCGGGCACGGGTCGGGCAGCGCCTCCCGCCCAGCCCCTCGACCCGCTCACCGAACGTGAGGAGCAGGTGCTGCTCACCGTCGCGCGGGGTCGTACCAACGCAGAGATCGCCGCCGAGCTGCACATCAGCCTCAGCACGGTGAAGACCCACATCGGCAGCCTCATGGCCAAGCTCGGCGCCCGTAACCGGGTGGAGGTCGCGATGTGGGGCTACGAGACCGGCCGGGTCCGGGAGTAG
- a CDS encoding ROK family transcriptional regulator gives MQPSLDRRLLRLLRDEGPRTRSELARALGVSRTTVSAEIALLEGTGLVAPGPVAPSSGGRRSSTVGLGPAVRMAAVSLAESRVRATVVDATFAISRPVTRDRAREESPEDLCRLVVETVAQAVKEAPGSHGVLATGLAIAPGLPVHREDLVAGIEEVTGGAPVVVEQAARAMATGERHGGRARGIDDLVVLRLGATVSTATFMDGHLGRGSADLAGAIGHTRVDEFGPACAGCGSSGCLDSFVSVFAVTEQAAAAARSGRSAALARALTDGEVVPWAEVVAAVVGGDPVAVQIARDMGRRAGEAIAGLVAFANPSIVLVGGPGAALGPHLLNEMRGAMYRRAPAHVVAGTQVELGAPGDRAALLGVGLLAAEIALAARSVTSR, from the coding sequence GTGCAGCCCTCGCTCGACCGACGGCTGTTGCGCCTGCTGCGCGACGAGGGCCCCCGCACCCGATCCGAGCTCGCCCGGGCTCTAGGGGTCTCGCGCACGACGGTGAGCGCGGAGATCGCCCTGCTCGAGGGTACGGGCCTGGTCGCACCGGGGCCGGTGGCGCCGAGCTCGGGCGGCCGGCGTTCCAGCACGGTCGGCCTCGGGCCCGCGGTCCGGATGGCCGCCGTGTCGCTGGCCGAGTCGCGGGTGCGCGCCACCGTCGTCGACGCGACCTTCGCGATCTCCCGCCCGGTGACCCGGGACCGGGCCCGCGAGGAGTCGCCCGAGGACCTGTGCCGGCTGGTCGTGGAGACGGTGGCGCAGGCGGTCAAGGAGGCCCCCGGGTCACACGGCGTGCTGGCGACCGGCCTCGCGATCGCACCCGGCCTGCCCGTGCACCGCGAGGACCTGGTCGCCGGGATCGAGGAGGTGACGGGCGGCGCTCCGGTCGTGGTCGAGCAGGCCGCCCGCGCCATGGCCACCGGCGAACGGCACGGCGGACGGGCGCGCGGGATCGACGACCTGGTCGTCCTCCGTCTCGGTGCGACCGTGAGCACGGCGACGTTCATGGACGGTCATCTCGGACGGGGCAGCGCCGACCTGGCTGGGGCGATCGGGCACACCCGGGTCGACGAGTTCGGTCCCGCGTGCGCGGGCTGCGGCAGCAGCGGCTGCCTGGACTCCTTCGTCTCGGTGTTCGCGGTGACCGAGCAGGCGGCGGCCGCCGCACGCTCCGGACGCTCGGCTGCCCTGGCTCGCGCACTGACCGACGGCGAGGTGGTCCCCTGGGCCGAGGTCGTGGCGGCGGTGGTCGGCGGCGACCCGGTGGCCGTGCAGATCGCCCGCGACATGGGCCGGAGGGCGGGCGAGGCGATCGCCGGTCTGGTGGCGTTCGCCAACCCCTCGATCGTCCTCGTCGGTGGGCCCGGCGCCGCGCTCGGACCGCACCTGCTCAACGAGATGCGGGGAGCGATGTATCGCCGCGCACCCGCCCACGTCGTGGCGGGCACCCAGGTCGAGCTCGGGGCCCCCGGGGACCGTGCCGCCCTCCTCGGCGTGGGATTGCTCGCCGCCGAGATCGCCCTTGCCGCCAGGTCGGTGACGAGTCGCTAA
- a CDS encoding ABC transporter ATP-binding protein codes for MITVELLTRRYAGFTAVDNVSFTAKPGRVTGFLGPNGAGKSTTLRVMVGLTAPTSGSATIDGVRFADLPNPGLEVGVLLDASAQHAGRTGREILTIASDTMGLPRTRVDEMIELVSLTPTEAKRRVRNYSLGMRQRLGIATALLGDPRVLILDEPANGLDPAGIRWMRDLLTGFASQGGTVLLSSHLLHEIEVIADDLVVIGNGKIVASGTKEELLADAGTLARSTSPRDLVHALEQAGIPSTLARDGSVRTDADPARVGAVAQTAGIALAELRSAEGAGLEDMFLSLTADTQREGVAA; via the coding sequence ATGATCACTGTTGAGCTCCTGACCCGGAGGTACGCCGGCTTCACGGCCGTCGACAACGTCTCCTTCACTGCCAAGCCCGGCCGCGTGACCGGCTTCCTCGGTCCGAACGGTGCCGGCAAGTCCACCACGTTGCGCGTCATGGTGGGTCTGACCGCCCCGACGTCCGGCTCGGCCACCATCGACGGCGTCCGGTTCGCCGACCTCCCCAACCCCGGCCTCGAGGTCGGCGTCCTCCTCGACGCCTCGGCCCAGCACGCCGGCCGCACGGGCCGCGAGATCCTCACCATCGCCTCCGACACCATGGGCCTGCCCCGCACCCGGGTCGACGAGATGATCGAGCTGGTGAGCCTGACCCCCACTGAGGCCAAGCGCCGCGTGCGCAACTACTCGCTCGGGATGCGTCAACGCCTCGGCATCGCCACCGCGCTGCTCGGCGACCCGAGGGTGCTGATCCTCGACGAACCCGCCAACGGGCTCGACCCCGCGGGGATCCGGTGGATGCGCGACCTCCTGACGGGCTTCGCCAGCCAGGGCGGCACGGTGCTGCTGTCCTCGCACCTGCTGCACGAGATCGAGGTCATCGCCGATGACCTGGTCGTGATCGGCAACGGCAAGATCGTCGCGTCCGGCACCAAGGAAGAGCTCCTCGCGGACGCCGGGACGCTGGCCCGTTCGACGTCACCGCGCGACCTGGTCCACGCGCTCGAGCAGGCCGGGATCCCCAGCACGCTCGCCAGGGACGGCTCGGTCCGCACGGATGCCGATCCCGCTCGGGTCGGGGCCGTGGCCCAGACCGCCGGCATCGCCCTCGCCGAGCTCCGGTCCGCCGAGGGCGCCGGGCTCGAAGACATGTTCTTGTCGCTCACTGCCGACACCCAACGCGAAGGAGTTGCGGCATGA
- a CDS encoding ABC transporter permease, translating into MTDRLKDSSSQDRPSTPDVVGTGAASGTASHQTMVVDADSARTGGQRTVQWLSAVGFFRIVGLVVALIVICVVGAVTAGSNFANTDNALTILRGAAVVGVLSVGMTFVITGGGIDLSVGAILALSSVWCTTLATQTMARDNHWLVMVFVAVAVGAGCGLVNGILVSYGRIVPFVATLAMLIAARGLAEILSDKKTQIVDVDGFTDVFASDVFGIDFSIYLFAIVALVGWVLLNRTTFGRRTFAVGGNPEAARLAGINVRRHTVLLYVLVGVCCGIAALMLVARTTTGTSTHGTLIELDVIAAVVIGGTLLAGGRGTITGTVLGVLIFTTLTNVFIQNQRDSSEQSVLKGAVIVAAVLLQQWLASRKSTT; encoded by the coding sequence ATGACCGACCGCTTGAAGGACTCCTCCTCCCAGGACCGGCCGTCCACCCCCGACGTGGTCGGGACCGGGGCGGCGTCGGGCACCGCCTCGCACCAGACCATGGTGGTCGACGCCGACAGCGCCAGGACCGGCGGCCAGCGCACCGTCCAGTGGCTCTCGGCCGTCGGGTTCTTCCGCATCGTCGGCCTGGTCGTCGCCCTCATCGTGATCTGCGTCGTCGGCGCGGTCACGGCCGGCAGCAACTTCGCCAACACCGACAACGCGCTCACCATCCTGCGGGGAGCCGCGGTCGTCGGCGTGCTGAGCGTCGGCATGACGTTCGTGATCACCGGTGGCGGCATCGACCTGTCCGTCGGCGCGATCCTCGCGCTCTCCTCGGTCTGGTGCACGACGCTGGCCACCCAGACCATGGCGCGCGACAACCACTGGCTGGTCATGGTGTTCGTCGCGGTGGCGGTCGGCGCGGGGTGCGGCCTCGTCAACGGGATCCTGGTGTCCTACGGCCGGATCGTGCCGTTCGTCGCGACGCTCGCGATGCTCATCGCGGCGCGTGGGCTCGCCGAGATCCTCTCGGACAAGAAGACGCAGATCGTCGACGTCGACGGGTTCACCGACGTCTTCGCCTCCGACGTCTTCGGCATCGACTTCTCCATCTACCTCTTCGCGATCGTGGCGCTCGTCGGCTGGGTGCTCCTCAACCGCACCACGTTCGGTCGGCGCACCTTCGCCGTCGGCGGCAACCCCGAGGCCGCCCGCCTGGCCGGCATCAACGTGCGCCGCCACACCGTCCTGCTCTACGTGCTGGTCGGCGTCTGCTGCGGCATCGCCGCGCTGATGCTCGTGGCGCGCACCACGACCGGCACCTCCACGCACGGCACCCTGATCGAGCTCGACGTCATCGCCGCAGTGGTCATCGGGGGCACCCTGCTCGCCGGTGGCCGCGGCACCATCACCGGCACCGTGCTGGGGGTCCTGATCTTCACGACCCTCACCAACGTGTTCATCCAGAACCAGCGCGACTCCTCCGAGCAGTCAGTGCTCAAGGGTGCCGTGATCGTCGCCGCCGTCCTGCTCCAGCAGTGGTTGGCGTCTCGCAAGAGCACCACCTGA
- a CDS encoding sugar ABC transporter ATP-binding protein, whose amino-acid sequence MTAPTPSPPSGQAAGGTDPSASQPGEVLLRMTGVVKQFSSVRALDGVDLDVRAGEVHCLLGQNGAGKSTLMKVLSAAYQPDEGTIWWDGREVRLSHPQAAIDAGISTIYQELDLVPGLSVAENIFLGHEVSTGGFIRHTRAHRRAQQLLERLGHGEIPPSRLVADLSPAGQQIVSMARALSHATRLLILDEPSAVLDHGEVDNLFRVIRGLTAEGVAVVYISHRLEEIRRIGDRITVLKDGSTVATGLPAIDTPTSELIRLMTGRSIEYVFPPRKPPAETERPVVLQVRDLALAGVFSDVDLTVHAGEVVGLAGLVGSGRTEILETLYGARRASAGTVHVVGRQLRRGSVAHAVKAGVGLAPEERKSQGLLLDEAVYRNITVSSLRDFSRLGFLASRDERRRAAVLTRSLDVRPADVDRLVRTMSGGNQQKVVLARWLLRECRVLLLDEPTRGVDVGARSEIYRLIAGLADSGVGVVVVSSEVEEVLGLADRVLVVREGRVVHEAAAEDIDESQVLDLVMEGAPA is encoded by the coding sequence ATGACCGCGCCGACCCCGTCGCCCCCATCAGGCCAGGCCGCCGGCGGCACCGACCCGTCGGCGAGCCAGCCCGGCGAGGTCCTGCTCCGCATGACCGGCGTCGTCAAGCAGTTCTCGTCGGTCCGCGCCCTCGACGGCGTGGACCTCGACGTGCGCGCCGGCGAGGTGCACTGCCTGCTCGGCCAGAACGGCGCCGGCAAGTCCACGCTGATGAAGGTCCTCTCCGCGGCGTACCAGCCCGACGAGGGCACGATCTGGTGGGACGGGCGGGAAGTCCGCCTCAGCCACCCGCAGGCCGCCATCGACGCCGGCATCAGCACGATCTACCAGGAGCTCGACCTGGTCCCGGGCCTGTCGGTCGCCGAGAACATCTTCCTCGGCCACGAGGTCTCCACCGGCGGGTTCATCCGACACACCCGGGCCCACCGCCGCGCCCAGCAGCTGCTCGAGCGGCTCGGGCACGGCGAGATCCCGCCGTCGCGCCTGGTCGCCGACCTCTCACCGGCCGGCCAGCAGATCGTCAGCATGGCCCGCGCGCTCAGCCACGCCACCCGGCTGCTGATCCTCGACGAGCCCTCCGCGGTGCTCGACCACGGAGAGGTCGACAACCTGTTTCGCGTCATCCGCGGGCTGACCGCCGAGGGCGTGGCGGTCGTCTACATCTCCCACCGCCTCGAGGAGATCCGCCGCATCGGCGACCGGATCACGGTCCTCAAGGACGGCAGCACGGTCGCGACCGGCCTGCCGGCCATCGACACCCCCACCTCCGAGCTGATCCGGCTGATGACCGGCCGCTCCATCGAGTACGTCTTCCCACCGCGCAAGCCGCCGGCCGAGACCGAGCGCCCCGTGGTGCTGCAGGTGCGCGACCTCGCCCTGGCCGGAGTCTTCTCCGACGTCGACCTGACCGTGCACGCCGGCGAGGTCGTCGGCCTGGCCGGCCTGGTCGGCTCCGGGCGCACCGAGATCCTCGAGACGCTGTACGGCGCGCGCCGGGCGAGCGCCGGCACCGTCCACGTCGTCGGCCGCCAGCTGCGCCGCGGCTCGGTCGCCCACGCGGTGAAGGCGGGAGTGGGCCTGGCCCCGGAGGAGCGCAAGAGCCAGGGGCTGCTGCTCGACGAGGCGGTCTACCGCAACATCACCGTCTCCTCGCTGCGCGACTTCTCCCGGCTCGGCTTCCTCGCCAGCCGCGACGAGCGCCGCCGCGCCGCCGTGCTGACCAGGTCCCTCGACGTGCGGCCCGCCGACGTCGACCGCCTGGTCCGCACCATGTCAGGCGGCAACCAGCAGAAGGTCGTCCTCGCCCGCTGGCTGCTGCGCGAGTGCCGGGTGCTGCTGCTCGACGAGCCGACCCGTGGCGTCGACGTCGGCGCCCGCTCCGAGATCTACCGGCTGATCGCCGGCCTCGCCGACTCCGGGGTCGGCGTGGTGGTGGTCTCCAGCGAGGTCGAGGAGGTGCTCGGCCTGGCGGACCGGGTGCTGGTCGTCCGCGAGGGACGCGTGGTCCACGAGGCCGCCGCCGAGGACATCGACGAGTCCCAGGTCCTCGACCTGGTGATGGAAGGAGCACCCGCATGA